GGCAGGGTTCCAAATTGTGGTgctatattgtaaaataaaagttataattttattaaataatgcaatACAAGATATATCTCAAATGtacttacttttattaatatctgGAGTTGAACTCATATCCTCTGTAGcccaagaaaaaagaaaaaacataattgatTTACGCATTTAATATCCAATAAAACTCACCGGTTATTGCTATGGGCATAGGAATTAGTCCtgacaaaacaaaatgaaagtaTAAACAGAACGCAAATATCGTTTTTAATATAGTAAGTTTAATTTATGTGATTATATACTTGGACAATCTGGTTTGCAAATCCCTAAAACTGATAAACTATCTGGAGTAGCCATTCCATCAGGTAGTGTATGAACGGGGCAGAAATATACACCATCTCCTAAGCCTATGCTAATACACATACTAATCGACGTATTCCCGATAATAATCGGGAATTGACATTCCCTATCGTCAACCGTCAAACAACGTTCAGTGACTATAAgtgaataaaatagttaatgatTTCAAGTGATAAATTGTATTGTTGATTAATTAAAGATGATGAGATAAGATAATTAGATTTTACCATTTGGTGCAATCGTTTCTTCCTCAATTGTTGTTAGAAGTAGGGAACAAGTAACTGTAAAATCAGAAAAAGcatcatttatattctttaattgagAAGACATTGAATCTTCACTacattaaaatgtaaagttattaGAAATAGCATTTACCATTATCAGTTGGGGTTTCGGAGTTCTTATGTCTATATTggagaaataaaagaaatattttcctgAATGTATCATTCTATTAAaactgaaaattatattttacttgatGGTGTAATTGTTCCATTCTGAATTGTTGATGGAAGTGGTGAGACAGTAACTGTAAAAGTGTAAAGGGATAATTAATGTTCTTCCATTAAAAAGAATTTAGTACAAATTGAATATAGATGGAGGGTTGAAGCGTGTCGTTCTtgctataaatgtatattaattacaCAAATGGATATAAGAATGAACTTACAATTCAATGGTGTAAACACAGTGATTGTAACATCTTTTATAGATATTCTTAGTTACATGAATCAATTATAACTTTAGTTAACTTACTATTAGCTACAGTAACTTTAAAATCAGAAAAAGcatcatttatattctttaattgagAAGACATTTAATCTTCATTacattaaaatgtaaagttattaGAAATAGCATTTACCATTATCAGTCGGGGGTTTCGGAGTTCTTATGTCTATATTggagaaataaaagaaatattttcctgAATGTATCATTCTATTAAaactgaaaattatattttacttgatGGTGTAATTGTTCCATTCTGAATTGTTGATGGAAGTGGTGAGACAGTAACTGTAAAAGTGTAAAGGGATAATTAATGTTCTTCCATTAAAAAGAATTTAGTACAAATTGAATATAGATGGAGGGTTGAAGCGTGTCGTTCTtgctataaatgtatattaattacaCAAATGGATATAAGAATGAACTTACAATTCAATGGTGTAAACACAGTGATTGTAACATCTTTTATAGATATTCTTAGTTACATGAATCAATTATAACTTTAGTTAACTTACTATTAGCTACagttgttttaataaaatcagaaaaagcatcatttatattcttt
The genomic region above belongs to Lepeophtheirus salmonis chromosome 8, UVic_Lsal_1.4, whole genome shotgun sequence and contains:
- the LOC121123624 gene encoding uncharacterized protein is translated as MCISIGLGDGVYFCPVHTLPDGMATPDSLSVLGICKPDCPRLIPMPIAITEDMSSTPDINKTPQFGTLPPNTPFPITTATTTMNTITTTSIRTTSIPCTNILGRLRCIILSPICGINAAVRRNCRQRCGVCVP